A single genomic interval of Saccharothrix saharensis harbors:
- a CDS encoding DUF2020 domain-containing protein has translation MNRVLLTALPSLLVLGALAACATAEPSSAPTAGTTTSAVAKTTTTAPAGPPPVPEPAADGQCPYLASSVVQEANGQLVRKVRLSADPSRPACFFYANATDVQLSVWVFEGEPATAEAVVDRAAPVADSSPASAPAGWAGGSLTTDTGAVYAVAKGGRAVVVTSNQKQTIKARRIAETVVGNLGL, from the coding sequence ATGAACCGAGTGCTGCTGACCGCCCTGCCCTCCCTGCTGGTCCTCGGCGCGCTGGCTGCCTGCGCCACCGCCGAACCCTCCTCGGCCCCCACCGCCGGGACCACGACCAGCGCAGTGGCGAAGACGACCACGACCGCGCCCGCCGGGCCGCCTCCCGTGCCGGAGCCGGCCGCCGACGGCCAGTGCCCCTACCTGGCCTCTTCCGTCGTGCAAGAGGCGAACGGACAGTTGGTGAGGAAGGTTCGGCTTTCCGCCGACCCGTCACGACCGGCCTGTTTCTTCTACGCGAACGCCACGGACGTGCAGCTGTCCGTGTGGGTGTTCGAGGGTGAGCCCGCGACCGCGGAAGCGGTGGTCGACCGTGCCGCGCCGGTCGCCGACTCCAGCCCGGCGTCGGCGCCCGCGGGGTGGGCCGGCGGCTCGCTGACCACCGACACGGGCGCGGTCTACGCCGTGGCCAAGGGTGGCCGCGCGGTGGTCGTGACCAGCAACCAGAAGCAGACGATCAAGGCGCGCCGGATCGCCGAGACCGTGGTCGGCAACCTCGGGCTGTGA
- a CDS encoding DoxX family protein, translating into MNIFDRGREQAIAVFRIVVGVLFMCHGAQKLFGVLGSKGAVSITDWPSGPAGLIEFVGGALIVIGLGTRIAALISSGAMAYAYFVVHQHAGLLPIQNKGELAAVYAWVFLLLAFTGPGAWAVDKVIASRKQEQALVTA; encoded by the coding sequence ATGAACATCTTTGACCGCGGCCGCGAGCAAGCCATCGCTGTGTTCCGGATTGTCGTCGGCGTGTTGTTCATGTGCCACGGCGCGCAGAAGCTGTTCGGCGTGCTGGGCTCCAAGGGTGCCGTGTCGATCACCGACTGGCCGTCCGGCCCAGCCGGTCTGATCGAGTTCGTCGGTGGCGCGTTGATCGTCATCGGCCTCGGCACCCGGATCGCCGCGCTGATCTCGTCCGGTGCGATGGCCTACGCGTACTTCGTGGTGCACCAGCACGCCGGGCTCCTGCCCATCCAGAACAAGGGCGAGCTGGCCGCCGTGTACGCGTGGGTGTTCCTGCTGCTGGCGTTCACCGGCCCGGGCGCATGGGCCGTCGACAAGGTGATCGCCTCCCGCAAGCAGGAACAGGCGCTCGTCACCGCATAG
- a CDS encoding DUF3566 domain-containing protein: protein MTPPEKPEDKTAVITRPGAEPTPAAGADTGADKPAVDASGASEQPETPAAGATPADSKTEKVDRSALADDSHHAAAPPPWQRVTSDTQYGEAQQVGPADLMSPPEQPSGEPAQPAYPASDPDTVAVARPVVTGSAAAGSARTQVNLGAANGRPAASAPTARRPGRGPRRASLQVKRVDPWSVLKLALVLSVALFFVWLVAVGVLYGVLNGMGVWDKINSTANDLLQGNEPSGDPLISAGRVFGVAAIVGAVNIVLFTALATVASFVYNVSADLAGGLEVTLSERE, encoded by the coding sequence GTGACTCCACCCGAGAAGCCAGAGGACAAGACCGCGGTGATCACCCGGCCCGGTGCCGAGCCGACACCGGCGGCCGGGGCCGACACCGGCGCCGACAAGCCTGCGGTCGACGCCTCGGGGGCGTCCGAGCAGCCCGAGACGCCCGCGGCCGGCGCCACGCCGGCCGACAGCAAGACCGAGAAGGTCGACCGGTCGGCCTTGGCGGACGACAGCCACCACGCCGCGGCGCCCCCGCCCTGGCAACGTGTGACGAGCGACACGCAGTACGGCGAGGCGCAGCAGGTGGGCCCGGCCGACCTGATGTCCCCGCCGGAGCAGCCGTCGGGCGAGCCGGCGCAGCCCGCCTACCCGGCCAGCGACCCGGACACGGTGGCCGTGGCCAGGCCCGTGGTGACGGGCTCGGCCGCCGCCGGTTCGGCCCGCACGCAGGTCAACCTGGGCGCGGCGAACGGCAGGCCGGCCGCGTCGGCCCCGACCGCCCGTCGTCCCGGGCGCGGGCCGCGGCGGGCGAGCCTGCAGGTCAAGCGGGTCGACCCGTGGTCGGTGCTGAAACTGGCCCTGGTGCTCAGCGTGGCGCTGTTCTTCGTGTGGCTGGTGGCGGTCGGCGTGCTGTACGGCGTGCTGAACGGCATGGGCGTGTGGGACAAGATCAACAGCACCGCGAACGACCTGCTGCAGGGCAACGAGCCCAGCGGCGACCCGCTGATCAGCGCCGGTCGCGTGTTCGGCGTGGCGGCGATCGTGGGCGCGGTGAACATCGTGCTGTTCACCGCGCTGGCGACCGTGGCCTCGTTCGTCTACAACGTCTCGGCTGATCTTGCCGGGGGTCTGGAAGTGACCCTGTCCGAGCGGGAGTGA
- the gyrA gene encoding DNA gyrase subunit A has product MSETTLPPAGGDRTEPRDIQQEMQNSYIDYAMSVIVGRALPDVRDGLKPVHVRVLYSMFDSGFRPDRSYNKCARVVGDVMGNYHPHGDSAIYDALVRLAQPWALRYPLIDGQGNFGSQGNDPAAAMRYTECRLTPLAMHMLADIEEDTVDFRDNYDGRIQEPTVLPSRVPNLLINGSSGIAVGMATNIPPHNLREVADGVVWALDNPDASDEETLEAMIARIKGPDFPTYGQILGTAGIEDAYRTGRGSVKMRAVVEIDEDAKGRVILVVTELPYQVNPDNLVENIATLVRDQKLTGIANIADESNRRSGMRIVITLKRDAVAKVVLNNLYKHTQLQYSFGVNMLSLVDGVPRTLRLDQMIRHYVKHQVEVIVRRTRFRLRKAEERAHVLRGLVKALDQLDAVIALIRRSDTPEVARTGLMELLDVDEIQANAILEMQLRRLAALERQKIVDQLAEIELEIADYKDILAKPERQRAIVREELLAIVEKHGDDRRTRIVPFDGDVSMEDLIAVEDVVVTITRTGYAKRTKTDLYRSQKRGGKGVQGAQLKQDDIVQHFFVCSTHDWILFFTNKGRVYRAKAYELPEANRNARGQHVANLLAFQPEEEIAQVIQIKNYDVAPYLVLATKKGLVKKSKLSDFDSNRSGGLIGINLRDDDELVGAVLCAATDDLLLVSADGQSIRFHASDEALRPMGRATSGVLGMRFNTGDELLSVGVVQEGLFVLVATDGGYAKRTPIEDYPVQGRGGKGVLTIQHDRRRGRLVGALIVDVDDELYAITSSGGVIRTSAKEVRKAGRQTKGVRLMNLGEGTTLIAVARNADEPADVTSGDGGSVVDSADAGRTVDPAEASPVVDPADGDPIVGSADGDQAEPAN; this is encoded by the coding sequence TTGAGCGAGACGACGCTGCCCCCCGCCGGTGGAGACCGCACCGAGCCGCGCGACATCCAGCAGGAGATGCAGAACTCGTACATCGACTACGCGATGAGCGTGATCGTGGGACGAGCGCTTCCCGACGTGCGCGACGGCCTCAAGCCCGTGCACGTCCGCGTGCTGTACTCGATGTTCGACTCGGGCTTCCGCCCGGACCGCAGCTACAACAAGTGCGCCCGCGTGGTCGGCGACGTGATGGGCAACTACCACCCGCACGGCGACTCGGCGATCTACGACGCGCTGGTCCGCCTCGCCCAGCCGTGGGCGCTGCGCTACCCGCTGATCGACGGCCAGGGCAACTTCGGCTCCCAGGGCAACGACCCGGCCGCCGCCATGAGGTACACCGAGTGCCGGCTCACGCCGTTGGCCATGCACATGCTGGCCGACATCGAGGAAGACACGGTCGACTTCCGGGACAACTACGACGGCCGGATCCAGGAGCCGACGGTCCTGCCGTCGCGCGTGCCGAACCTGCTCATCAACGGCAGCTCGGGCATCGCGGTCGGCATGGCGACCAACATCCCGCCGCACAACCTGCGCGAGGTCGCCGACGGCGTGGTGTGGGCGCTGGACAACCCCGACGCCTCCGACGAGGAGACGTTGGAGGCCATGATCGCGCGGATCAAGGGCCCCGACTTCCCGACCTACGGCCAGATCCTGGGCACCGCGGGCATCGAGGACGCCTACCGCACCGGCCGCGGCTCGGTGAAGATGCGCGCGGTCGTCGAGATCGACGAGGACGCCAAGGGGCGCGTGATCCTGGTCGTCACGGAGCTGCCGTACCAGGTCAACCCGGACAACCTGGTGGAGAACATCGCCACCCTGGTCCGCGACCAGAAGCTCACCGGCATCGCGAACATCGCCGACGAGTCCAACCGCCGCTCCGGCATGCGCATCGTGATCACGCTCAAGCGCGACGCGGTGGCCAAGGTCGTGCTGAACAACCTCTACAAGCACACCCAGCTGCAGTACTCGTTCGGCGTGAACATGCTGTCGCTGGTCGACGGCGTGCCGCGCACGTTGCGCCTGGACCAGATGATCCGGCACTACGTGAAGCACCAGGTCGAGGTCATCGTCCGGCGCACGCGCTTCCGGCTGCGCAAGGCCGAGGAGCGGGCCCACGTCCTGCGCGGCCTGGTCAAGGCGCTCGACCAGCTCGACGCGGTGATCGCGCTGATCCGCCGGTCGGACACGCCCGAGGTGGCGCGCACCGGCCTGATGGAGCTGCTCGACGTCGACGAGATCCAGGCCAACGCGATCCTGGAGATGCAGCTGCGCCGCCTGGCCGCCCTGGAGCGGCAGAAGATCGTCGACCAGTTGGCCGAGATCGAGCTCGAGATCGCCGACTACAAGGACATCCTCGCCAAGCCCGAGCGGCAGCGCGCGATCGTGCGCGAGGAGCTGCTGGCGATCGTGGAGAAGCACGGTGACGACCGGCGCACCCGGATCGTGCCGTTCGACGGCGACGTGTCGATGGAAGACCTCATCGCGGTCGAGGACGTCGTCGTCACGATCACCCGCACGGGGTACGCGAAGCGCACCAAGACCGACCTGTACCGCTCGCAGAAGCGCGGCGGCAAGGGCGTGCAGGGCGCCCAGCTCAAGCAGGACGACATCGTCCAGCACTTCTTCGTGTGCTCCACGCACGACTGGATCCTGTTCTTCACGAACAAGGGCCGGGTGTACCGGGCGAAGGCCTACGAGCTGCCCGAGGCCAACCGCAACGCGCGCGGCCAGCACGTGGCGAACCTCCTGGCGTTCCAGCCGGAGGAGGAGATCGCCCAGGTCATCCAGATCAAGAACTACGACGTCGCGCCGTACCTGGTGCTGGCCACCAAGAAGGGCCTGGTCAAGAAGTCGAAGCTGTCCGACTTCGACTCGAACCGGTCCGGCGGTCTGATCGGCATCAACCTGCGGGACGACGACGAGCTGGTCGGCGCGGTGCTGTGCGCGGCGACCGACGACCTGCTGCTGGTGTCGGCGGACGGCCAGTCCATCCGGTTCCACGCCAGCGACGAGGCGCTGCGGCCGATGGGCCGGGCCACGTCCGGTGTGCTGGGCATGCGGTTCAACACCGGGGACGAGCTGCTGTCGGTGGGCGTCGTCCAAGAGGGTCTGTTTGTTTTGGTCGCCACCGACGGTGGGTACGCCAAGCGCACGCCGATCGAGGACTACCCCGTCCAGGGTCGCGGTGGCAAGGGTGTGCTCACCATCCAGCACGACCGCAGGCGTGGGAGGCTGGTCGGCGCGCTCATCGTCGACGTCGACGACGAGCTGTACGCGATCACCTCCTCGGGCGGGGTCATCAGGACCAGCGCCAAGGAGGTGCGCAAGGCAGGGCGGCAGACGAAGGGCGTCCGGTTGATGAACCTCGGTGAAGGGACCACCCTGATCGCGGTGGCACGCAACGCCGATGAGCCGGCGGACGTCACCAGTGGTGACGGCGGTTCGGTCGTCGACTCCGCGGACGCGGGCCGGACGGTCGACCCCGCCGAGGCGAGTCCGGTCGTCGACCCCGCCGACGGTGATCCGATCGTCGGCTCCGCCGACGGTGACCAGGCCGAGCCTGCCAACTAG
- the gyrB gene encoding DNA topoisomerase (ATP-hydrolyzing) subunit B, whose product MAVKKNEYNASSITVLEGLEAVRKRPGMYIGSTGERGLHHLIWEVVDNSVDEAMAGHATVVDVTLLANGGVRVIDDGRGIPVGMHPVEKKPTLEVVLTKLHAGGKFDSDSYAVSGGLHGVGISVVNALSSAVDVEVRTDGFTWNQRFEATKPAHELRKGEPTDATGTSITFWADPEIFETTEYNIETISRRLQEMAFLNKGLTIILRDERVQAGDEEADAEGHVAAVRERTFHYPGGLEDFVRHINHTREAVHQKVVSFEAKGEDLEVEVAMQWNTGYTPSVYTFANTINTHEGGTHEEGFRAALTRVVNEYARDKKLLKEKDSNLTGDDIREGLAAIVSVKLKEPQFEGQTKTKLGNSEAKSFVQKSTNEHLADWFERHPNEAKTIVTKAVSSAQARIAARKARELVRRKGALDIGGLPGKLKDCRSTNPEECEIYVVEGDSAGGSAKEGRDSMFQAILPIRGKIINVEKARIDRVLKNNEVQALITAFGTGIHEDFDISKLRYHKIVLMADADVDGQHIRTLLLTLLFRFMRPLIEHGHVYLANPPLYKIKWQRAEPEYAYSDRERDGIIQAGLAAGKKIGKDDNIQRYKGLGEMNSSELWETTMDPANRVLTQVTMDDAATADELFSVLMGEDVEARRAFITRNAKGVRFLDV is encoded by the coding sequence GTGGCAGTCAAGAAGAATGAGTACAACGCGTCCTCGATCACCGTCCTGGAGGGCCTGGAAGCGGTCCGCAAGCGCCCCGGCATGTACATCGGGTCCACCGGCGAGCGCGGTCTGCACCACCTGATCTGGGAGGTCGTGGACAACTCGGTCGACGAGGCGATGGCGGGCCACGCCACCGTCGTCGACGTGACGCTGCTGGCCAACGGCGGGGTCCGGGTCATCGACGACGGCCGCGGCATCCCGGTCGGCATGCACCCCGTCGAGAAGAAGCCGACGCTGGAGGTGGTGCTCACCAAGCTCCACGCGGGCGGCAAGTTCGACAGCGACTCCTACGCGGTGTCCGGCGGTCTGCACGGCGTCGGCATCTCCGTGGTGAACGCGCTGTCCAGCGCGGTCGACGTCGAGGTCAGGACCGACGGTTTCACGTGGAACCAGCGGTTCGAGGCCACCAAGCCCGCGCACGAGCTGCGCAAGGGCGAGCCGACCGACGCCACCGGCACCTCGATCACCTTCTGGGCGGACCCGGAGATCTTCGAGACCACCGAGTACAACATCGAGACGATCTCGCGCCGCCTGCAGGAGATGGCGTTCCTCAACAAGGGGCTCACGATCATCCTGCGCGACGAGCGCGTGCAGGCGGGGGACGAGGAGGCCGACGCCGAGGGCCACGTCGCGGCCGTGCGCGAGCGCACGTTCCACTACCCCGGCGGCCTGGAGGACTTCGTCCGCCACATCAACCACACCCGCGAGGCCGTGCACCAGAAGGTCGTCTCGTTCGAGGCCAAGGGCGAGGACCTCGAGGTCGAGGTGGCGATGCAGTGGAACACCGGCTACACGCCGTCGGTCTACACGTTCGCCAACACGATCAACACCCACGAGGGCGGCACGCACGAGGAGGGCTTCCGCGCCGCGCTGACCCGCGTGGTCAACGAGTACGCGCGCGACAAGAAGCTGCTCAAGGAGAAGGACTCGAACCTCACCGGCGACGACATCCGCGAGGGCCTGGCCGCGATCGTGTCGGTCAAGCTCAAGGAGCCGCAGTTCGAGGGCCAGACCAAGACCAAGCTGGGCAACAGCGAGGCCAAGTCGTTCGTGCAGAAGTCGACCAACGAGCACCTGGCCGACTGGTTCGAGCGCCACCCGAACGAGGCGAAGACGATCGTCACCAAGGCGGTGTCGTCGGCGCAGGCCCGCATCGCCGCCCGCAAGGCGCGCGAGCTGGTGCGCCGCAAGGGCGCGCTGGACATCGGCGGCCTGCCGGGCAAGCTGAAGGACTGCCGCTCCACCAACCCGGAGGAGTGCGAGATCTACGTCGTGGAGGGCGACTCCGCGGGCGGCTCGGCCAAGGAGGGCCGCGACTCCATGTTCCAGGCGATCCTGCCGATCCGCGGCAAGATCATCAACGTGGAGAAGGCGCGCATCGACCGCGTGCTGAAGAACAACGAGGTCCAGGCGCTCATCACGGCGTTCGGCACGGGCATCCACGAGGACTTCGACATCTCGAAGCTGCGCTACCACAAGATCGTGCTGATGGCCGACGCCGACGTGGACGGCCAGCACATCCGGACGCTGCTGCTGACCCTGCTGTTCCGCTTCATGCGGCCGCTGATCGAGCACGGCCACGTGTACCTGGCGAACCCGCCGCTCTACAAGATCAAGTGGCAGCGGGCCGAGCCGGAGTACGCCTACTCCGACCGCGAGCGCGACGGCATCATCCAGGCCGGTCTCGCCGCGGGCAAGAAGATCGGCAAGGACGACAACATCCAGCGCTACAAGGGCCTCGGTGAGATGAACTCCTCCGAGCTGTGGGAGACGACGATGGACCCGGCCAACCGGGTGCTGACGCAGGTGACCATGGACGACGCCGCGACCGCCGACGAGCTGTTCAGCGTGCTCATGGGCGAGGACGTGGAAGCCCGCCGCGCGTTCATCACCCGCAACGCCAAGGGCGTGCGGTTCCTCGACGTCTGA
- a CDS encoding DciA family protein, translating to MRGSDLARAALEAARASAKERGARGARKGVAGAAGRRRRRRWSGPGPDDRDPQPLGRIASRIAADRGWAERLAGGQVFARWPKLVGEDVAEHAQPVALSDGELTVQADSTAWATQLRLLQRDLLKRIAAGVGNGVVQKLKVQGPAAPSWRYGPRHVPGRGPRDTYG from the coding sequence TTGCGGGGTTCGGACCTCGCCCGCGCCGCCTTGGAGGCCGCCCGTGCGTCGGCCAAGGAGCGCGGTGCGCGGGGTGCGCGCAAGGGTGTCGCGGGTGCGGCCGGCCGTCGTCGGCGCCGCCGCTGGTCCGGTCCCGGCCCGGACGACCGCGACCCGCAGCCGCTCGGCCGGATCGCCTCCCGCATCGCCGCCGACCGCGGCTGGGCGGAGCGGCTGGCGGGCGGCCAGGTGTTCGCGCGGTGGCCGAAGCTGGTCGGCGAGGACGTGGCCGAGCACGCGCAGCCGGTAGCGCTGAGTGACGGTGAGCTGACCGTGCAGGCCGACTCGACGGCGTGGGCCACGCAGTTGCGCCTGCTCCAGCGCGACCTCCTCAAGCGCATCGCCGCCGGCGTCGGCAACGGCGTCGTGCAGAAGCTGAAGGTGCAGGGACCGGCGGCCCCCAGTTGGCGGTACGGCCCCAGGCACGTTCCGGGCCGCGGACCACGTGACACCTACGGGTGA
- the recF gene encoding DNA replication/repair protein RecF (All proteins in this family for which functions are known are DNA-binding proteins that assist the filamentation of RecA onto DNA for the initiation of recombination or recombinational repair.), producing MYVRHLQVTDFRSWEHADLAFEPGVSVLVGRNGQGKTNLVEALGYVATLGSHRVATDAPLIRHGAPRAVVRAAVVNEGRELLVELEITAGKANRARINRGPVPRPRDVLGILRTVLFAPEDLALVRGDPGERRRFLDELLTTRAPRYAGVRGDYERVLKQRGALLKSVRAARNADIGTLDVWDGHLARHGAELLAARLDLVADIAPHVAAAYAEVAPESRPARIAYRSSLGEAFPYPVAGPDGGGRHDRDVLEDALLAELHRVRSQELERGVCLVGPHRDDLDLALGDLPAKGYASHGESWSFALALRLGGYELLRVEGAEPVLVLDDVFAELDRGRRRQLAKVAAGAEQVLITAAVAEDVPEELDGLRFDVRHGEVRRV from the coding sequence TTGTACGTCCGGCACCTGCAAGTCACCGACTTCAGGTCGTGGGAGCACGCGGACCTGGCGTTCGAGCCGGGCGTGAGCGTGCTGGTCGGGCGCAACGGCCAGGGCAAGACGAACCTGGTCGAGGCGCTGGGGTACGTGGCCACCCTCGGTTCGCACCGGGTGGCCACGGACGCCCCGCTGATCCGGCACGGCGCACCGCGCGCGGTGGTCCGTGCGGCGGTGGTCAACGAGGGGCGCGAGCTGCTGGTCGAGCTGGAGATCACGGCGGGCAAGGCGAACCGGGCGCGGATCAACCGCGGCCCGGTGCCGCGCCCGCGCGACGTGCTCGGCATCCTGCGCACCGTGCTGTTCGCGCCGGAGGACCTGGCGCTGGTGCGCGGCGACCCCGGTGAGCGCCGCCGGTTCCTGGACGAGCTGCTGACGACCCGCGCGCCGCGGTACGCGGGGGTGCGCGGCGACTACGAACGCGTGCTCAAGCAGCGCGGCGCGTTGCTCAAGAGCGTGCGCGCGGCGCGCAACGCCGACATCGGCACGCTCGACGTGTGGGACGGGCACCTGGCCCGGCACGGCGCGGAGCTGCTGGCCGCGCGGCTGGACCTGGTCGCGGACATCGCGCCGCACGTGGCCGCGGCGTACGCGGAGGTGGCGCCGGAGTCGCGGCCCGCGCGGATCGCCTACCGGTCGAGCCTGGGCGAGGCGTTCCCGTACCCGGTCGCCGGTCCCGACGGTGGCGGTCGCCACGACCGGGACGTGCTGGAGGACGCGTTGCTCGCCGAGCTGCACCGGGTGCGCTCGCAGGAGCTCGAACGGGGCGTGTGCCTGGTGGGGCCGCACCGCGACGACCTCGACCTGGCGCTCGGCGACCTGCCCGCGAAGGGCTACGCCAGTCACGGTGAGTCATGGTCGTTCGCGTTGGCCCTGCGTCTCGGCGGGTACGAGTTGCTGCGTGTCGAGGGGGCCGAACCGGTGCTCGTGCTGGACGATGTGTTCGCCGAACTGGACCGCGGCAGGCGTCGCCAGTTGGCGAAGGTGGCCGCCGGCGCGGAGCAGGTGCTGATCACGGCGGCGGTCGCGGAGGACGTGCCCGAGGAGTTGGACGGGCTGCGGTTCGACGTTCGCCACGGGGAGGTGCGCCGTGTCTGA
- the gnd gene encoding phosphogluconate dehydrogenase (NAD(+)-dependent, decarboxylating): protein MQLGLVGLGKMGFNMRERIRRAGHEVVGYDRNPEVSDADSLADMVGKLAAPRVVWVMVPAGDITRQTIAELGDLLEPGDLVIDGGNSRFTDDEVNAEALGGKGIGYVDAGVSGGVWGLENGYGLMVGGDAEHVERAMPIFDALRPEGPREEGFAHAGSVGAGHFAKMVHNGIEYGLMQAYAEGFELLEASKLVQDVPATIKAWQRGTVVRSWLLDLLVRALESDPELDDLRGHVEDSGEGRWTVEEAIKHAVPAPVISAALFARFASRQEDSPAMRAVAALRNQFGGHAVQTAGPSSGSGTTQS, encoded by the coding sequence GTGCAGCTCGGACTCGTCGGCCTCGGCAAGATGGGCTTCAACATGCGCGAGCGGATCCGCCGCGCGGGGCACGAGGTGGTCGGCTACGACCGCAACCCCGAAGTCTCCGACGCCGACTCGCTCGCCGACATGGTCGGCAAGCTCGCCGCACCCCGCGTGGTGTGGGTCATGGTGCCCGCCGGTGACATCACCCGGCAGACGATCGCCGAGCTCGGCGACCTGCTGGAGCCGGGCGACCTGGTGATCGACGGCGGCAACTCGCGCTTCACCGACGACGAGGTCAACGCCGAGGCGTTGGGCGGCAAGGGCATCGGCTACGTCGACGCGGGCGTGTCCGGTGGCGTGTGGGGCCTGGAGAACGGCTACGGCCTGATGGTCGGCGGCGACGCGGAGCACGTCGAGCGCGCGATGCCGATCTTCGACGCGCTGCGCCCGGAGGGCCCGCGCGAGGAGGGCTTCGCGCACGCGGGCTCCGTCGGCGCGGGCCACTTCGCCAAGATGGTCCACAACGGCATCGAGTACGGCTTGATGCAGGCCTACGCCGAGGGCTTCGAGCTGCTCGAGGCCTCGAAGCTGGTGCAGGACGTGCCCGCCACGATCAAGGCGTGGCAGCGCGGCACGGTGGTCCGCTCGTGGCTGCTCGACCTGCTGGTCCGCGCGCTGGAGTCCGACCCGGAGCTGGACGACCTGCGCGGTCACGTCGAGGACTCCGGCGAGGGCCGGTGGACCGTCGAGGAGGCCATCAAGCACGCGGTGCCCGCGCCGGTGATCTCCGCCGCGCTGTTCGCCAGGTTCGCCTCGCGCCAGGAGGACTCGCCCGCGATGCGCGCGGTCGCGGCGCTGCGCAACCAGTTCGGCGGCCACGCCGTGCAGACCGCCGGTCCCTCGTCCGGTTCCGGCACGACCCAGAGCTGA
- the dnaN gene encoding DNA polymerase III subunit beta, with the protein MKIRVERDGLADAVAWVARSLPSRPPVAVLGGILLDAGAEDGSGEALTVSGFDYEVSAQCGVPATIADGGKALVSGRLLADITKALPNHPVEIAVDGSRMTISCGSARFSLPTMPVEDYPQLPSMPQLAGELPGEVFGEAVAQVAVAAGKDDTLPMLTGVRLEIGEGKVTLVATDRFRLAMREFPWEPNESLGEVAVLVPAKTLNDSAKTLGASGAKIELSLAANDGLLGLSGTGRRTTTRLLDADFPKYRQLLPTEHSAAAIIEVDALVQAIKRVSLVAERGTQVRLEFVDSGLRLSAGGDDEGSAEEELPVEYTGDPVTIAFNPTYLLEGLQAVRTPRAHLSFTTPSRPALLKPVDEDGNVAPGYLYLLMPVRLPG; encoded by the coding sequence ATGAAGATCCGCGTCGAGCGCGACGGCCTGGCCGACGCCGTCGCCTGGGTCGCCCGCAGCCTGCCGTCCAGGCCGCCTGTCGCGGTGCTCGGCGGAATCCTGCTCGACGCCGGGGCGGAGGACGGCTCCGGCGAGGCGCTGACCGTCTCCGGGTTCGACTACGAGGTGTCCGCCCAGTGCGGCGTCCCGGCCACGATCGCCGACGGCGGCAAGGCGCTCGTCAGCGGGCGGCTGCTGGCCGACATCACCAAGGCGCTGCCCAATCACCCGGTCGAGATCGCGGTCGACGGCTCCCGGATGACGATCTCCTGCGGCAGCGCCCGCTTCAGCCTGCCGACCATGCCGGTCGAGGACTACCCGCAGCTGCCGTCCATGCCGCAGCTCGCCGGGGAGCTCCCGGGCGAGGTCTTCGGCGAGGCCGTGGCCCAGGTCGCCGTCGCGGCGGGCAAGGACGACACGCTCCCGATGCTGACCGGCGTCCGGCTGGAGATCGGCGAGGGCAAGGTGACGCTGGTCGCCACCGACCGCTTCCGGCTCGCCATGCGCGAGTTCCCCTGGGAGCCGAACGAGTCCCTCGGCGAGGTCGCCGTGCTCGTCCCGGCCAAGACCCTGAACGACTCGGCGAAGACGCTCGGCGCGTCCGGCGCGAAGATCGAGTTGTCCCTGGCCGCGAACGACGGCCTGCTCGGCCTGTCCGGCACGGGCCGCCGCACGACCACCCGGCTGCTCGACGCCGACTTCCCGAAGTACCGCCAGCTGCTGCCCACCGAGCACTCGGCCGCCGCGATCATCGAGGTCGACGCGCTGGTGCAGGCGATCAAGCGCGTGTCGCTCGTCGCCGAGCGCGGCACGCAGGTGCGGCTGGAGTTCGTGGACAGCGGCCTGCGCCTGTCCGCGGGCGGTGACGACGAGGGCAGCGCCGAGGAGGAGCTGCCGGTCGAGTACACCGGCGACCCGGTGACCATCGCGTTCAACCCGACGTACCTCCTGGAGGGCCTGCAGGCCGTCCGCACGCCGAGGGCGCACTTGTCCTTCACCACACCCAGTCGGCCCGCATTGCTCAAGCCGGTGGACGAGGATGGGAACGTGGCGCCGGGCTACCTCTACCTGCTGATGCCCGTGCGCCTGCCCGGCTGA